TAAATGGGTTGGGATAGGCCGGTTTAATCATAAATGAGTTGGGAATAATTTCCTCATCGTCTGTTCCCAATGAAGTCCAGCGAACGATCCAGCCCCAGTAGCCAGAAGATATTTTGTTTTGGTTCGATTGGGATACACCAATAACATTTTGTCCCACGGTGCCATTCAACTGATACGCATTACCTTTGGCTTGAATATTACCGGCGGATATACCTGACCGTTGGATGGCTTTACTTTGGGCACCCAGACCTGTCATGAGTATAAATGCAACCATGATTGTGGTTCGTATGGCAAACCATTTTTGAACATTTATTGTTTGTTTTATCATTTGTCTTCCTTGTTTGCTTTTGAAGAAAATTCTTTGATCATCGTTTCCAGTTCTGTGGTAACGATTGGTTTCATTAAAAAAGGGATATTCATTTTTTCTGCAATCTTTTTTACGGCAACATCTGCAGATACAATGATTGTTTTATGCATTAATTTTAATTGTGTCGATATATCTAAGCCCGTGCCATCACCAAGATGGTAATCTGAAATTAAAATATCTACATGATTTTTTTCTGCAATTGCTATAGCTTCACGGACCGATTTAGCATCACCGCAAAGTATCGTGTTTTCTTTATTCTCAATTACTTCCGCCAATGCAGCCAAACCGAGTGCTTCGTCATCGACGGCTAAGACTGAAATCGTTTGTCCTGACTCTTGTATGTTTGATTTAGGTGTAGCAAAATTCATGCTTAGATAATAATTGGAATAATTTTAAAAACATCATACAATGTTGTGAATGGTTCTATTATGTTGCGAAAGGGTCTATGGTGATGTGAGTGGGACCGGGGAAGAAGTTTGAAGTTAGATGGAAGAGGAAAGGGAAAAGGAAAAAGAAGAATAATGACAGTAATATTTCGATTACATTAATAGGATTATTGTCATGTCCCTTCTTCGGTGGGCAGGCAGATAAACAGTAAAGCCAAATACAACGGTCTAACAGTTTATCCGTTTTTTATACGATTAATCTTTTCTTTAATTCGATCGCATATGATCGACTCATAACCAATTGAGTCTCCAAGCCATTCAAATAGACATGAAACGTTCCCTTCCCAAATGGTGATATATGATGAATCTTATTAATATTTACAATTGTTGAGCGGTGAATTCTAAAAAAATGATTTTCAGGTAAAATATTTCTCCAGTCTGAGAGTGATTTCCGAATAAGGGTTGGTTTTATACCCAATATATAAATCATAGAATACACATCCTTTGCCTCAATATATTGAATTTCCTTTAATTGAATAAACTGAAAAGTCTCATCAGTTTGAACAAATACTCTATCTTCTAAGGTGAAAGTTTTAAGAACAGGTTCGTATTTTTTATTTTCTATTTTATTAAATACGTTTTGTATACGCTCGACAGTTGGCGGTTTTACAATATAATCTATTGCATTAACCTCAAAAGCACGAATAGCATATTTATCCATAGCGGTAATAAATACAATTTTTGTTTGCGGCGGTACAAATGGAACTAAATCAAAACCTAAATCCCCCTTGAGATTTATATCAAGGAAAATGATAGAAAATTCAGTTTGGTTCAAGGCTTCTTTTGCCTCCGATAAAGAATCCGCTTCGGTAGTGACCCCTTCAGGACAAATTTCATGCACTAAATCACAAATTTGTTTCCTTGCGAAAGTTTCATCATCTACAATTAAAATATACAATGGATTCATAAGGATGGTATTATTAAAGTAACAATAACTTTTCCATCTTCTTCTTTATGGGTTAAAGTCCAATTATCTTTAAAATGATGTAATAACCGTTTTCGAATATTTACAAGTCCGATACCACCTTCATACAAGGCTATTTTTTGATTCTTTTTTGATTCATCTTTTTTCACCCATTTACCATCATTCTCAACGACGATATTTAAATTTGTATCTTTTTTATCAACAAATAGATTAACACTACAAACACCATCATGCGTGTTATATCCATACTTTACTGCATTTTCGATTATTGGGAAGATAATTAACCCAGGTATTTTATGATCCATTAGTGATTCGGGACATGTAATGGCAGATTCCAACTTATCTTCATATCGTATTT
Above is a window of Candidatus Neomarinimicrobiota bacterium DNA encoding:
- a CDS encoding T9SS type A sorting domain-containing protein; the encoded protein is MIKQTINVQKWFAIRTTIMVAFILMTGLGAQSKAIQRSGISAGNIQAKGNAYQLNGTVGQNVIGVSQSNQNKISSGYWGWIVRWTSLGTDDEEIIPNSFMIKPAYPNPFNPSTKIDLEIPDGGLVQITIYDLLGRIVLDHKKDYPGAGHYQFVWNARTIAGQQLATGTYIVTVRHKNNFNTQKITFLK
- a CDS encoding response regulator — encoded protein: MNFATPKSNIQESGQTISVLAVDDEALGLAALAEVIENKENTILCGDAKSVREAIAIAEKNHVDILISDYHLGDGTGLDISTQLKLMHKTIIVSADVAVKKIAEKMNIPFLMKPIVTTELETMIKEFSSKANKEDK
- a CDS encoding response regulator transcription factor, with amino-acid sequence MYILIVDDETFARKQICDLVHEICPEGVTTEADSLSEAKEALNQTEFSIIFLDINLKGDLGFDLVPFVPPQTKIVFITAMDKYAIRAFEVNAIDYIVKPPTVERIQNVFNKIENKKYEPVLKTFTLEDRVFVQTDETFQFIQLKEIQYIEAKDVYSMIYILGIKPTLIRKSLSDWRNILPENHFFRIHRSTIVNINKIHHISPFGKGTFHVYLNGLETQLVMSRSYAIELKKRLIV